A single genomic interval of Romboutsia ilealis harbors:
- a CDS encoding PD-(D/E)XK nuclease family protein: protein MNNKLKYFIYSQNSINTYKSCPTKFKYKYIDKINWKYDDIESREYYDSLKVGSEFHLLCERYFNNIPLGINENTNPKFKKWIDKIKKLLPMNNSDDKIYLPEYEVRLNLYGNIITAKYDLIIIDKDNIEIWDWKTENVKLEYKNVKDRIQTIVYMLLAKEVVCKIFNLNISTNNIKMKYYQPQYDDMPIEIVYNQEKHELNKSNIVRYIDMIKNTNYEENDKYKYQLTRNDRHCKFCEFNKLCNRQDVDYSIFEEDVYEC from the coding sequence TTGAATAATAAACTAAAGTATTTTATATATAGTCAAAACTCAATTAATACTTATAAATCTTGTCCTACAAAATTTAAATATAAGTATATAGATAAAATAAATTGGAAGTATGATGATATAGAAAGTAGAGAATATTACGATAGCTTAAAAGTAGGAAGTGAATTTCACCTGTTATGTGAAAGATACTTTAATAATATTCCATTAGGGATAAATGAAAATACCAATCCTAAGTTTAAAAAATGGATAGATAAAATCAAAAAATTATTACCTATGAACAATAGTGATGATAAAATTTATCTACCAGAATATGAAGTTAGATTGAATTTATATGGTAATATAATAACTGCAAAATATGATTTAATAATTATAGATAAAGATAATATAGAAATATGGGATTGGAAAACTGAAAATGTAAAATTAGAATATAAGAATGTTAAAGATAGAATTCAGACTATAGTTTATATGCTTTTAGCAAAAGAGGTAGTGTGTAAAATATTTAATTTAAATATAAGTACAAATAACATAAAGATGAAATACTACCAACCACAATATGATGATATGCCAATAGAGATTGTATATAATCAGGAAAAACATGAACTTAATAAATCTAATATAGTTAGATATATAGATATGATAAAAAATACAAATTACGAAGAAAATGATAAATATAAATACCAACTTACTAGAAATGATAGACATTGTAAGTTTTGTGAATTTAATAAGCTATGTAATAGACAAGATGTAGATTATAGCATATTTGAGGAGGACGTGTATGAGTGTTAA
- the addB gene encoding helicase-exonuclease AddAB subunit AddB, producing the protein MSVKFILGRGGSGKSTYMLDKIKERVQDNEISPVILLVPEQYTFEMEKRMSRLFIGEQKDKYLRSRVLSFKTMSEIVFSNVGGLTDVNINSSGKAMITYRAIESASNELEIFSKSASQPGFVNSISEVISEMKQYNISYERLETLAQEVDNETLKLKLKDLSKIYKQFEEKLHENYIDSQDMLNSLAEKIDSCDYFKDSYIYIDEFTGFTPNQYRVLRTIFNKAKEVNISLTVDNPGLITYSKSDAFSRTKFTYAKIVKMCNEEGIKLLPSIDLNKEVLPRFENSKELQHLERYYNSYPYKVYEEKTKNIYIKEFNNLYSEVEQVAKEIIELVRDKNIRYRDITVATRDLNKYDFLVHSIFNEYNIPNFIDKKREAKTNPIIVLIISALEMKSRKYSYETMFRYLKSGLIGIEKDDISLLENYVLANGIKGKKWFEDKWEYRLYHNIVADENDYEVEVREKVNEIRDNVLRPIIKLQEKLKGKNKVKDICRYVYEFLLDINMPETIEKLINKFKDKGELDIANQYSQVFNIVVEILDQMVEIMGDENISLDKFVKLISLGFDEYELGLVPPSIDQVLVSSVDRMKNSNTKYLYLIGTTDGTFPLIAKDNGLLSDNDRENLGKKGVEVDIDSKTRTFEEQFLVYKALTSASENLIITYPIADHEGKTLRPSVIISRLKKLFPNVDNQSYLIEEDNNSNEYTLNKITTKAPTFNELINKIKEFDDTKEINDIWLDVYRYYITDEEYKEIAKNVITGLTYTNQVQKVEEEKINKLYDNKTLSVSRLETYARCPFAYFMQYGLKAKERKEYSFTAPDLGTFIHNILDTFSKNMEKDRLTWRNISEDYIIEQVSRIVENIVSKVPGYILESSSRYRYLAYRLKKMLISAITIISEQIKQGSFEPSDYEVDFGVYGKYPPIKIILTNGEEINLRGQIDRIDEFKNEEGKYIRIVDYKSSKRDLSLTDIYHGLQLQLLVYLDAILESNVGLKPAGILYSSIDDPIAKFDENKDDDEIREEILKKLKMQGLLIKDANIIKEMDKSLANGERSTSLVIPANLNKDGSLGRNTKGVSIEEFEVIRKYVKETIKDICEDMLDGNISIAPYKNKDKNSCEFCVYSSVCQFDSSLKDNKYKIINKKSDDEIIRMMKGEIE; encoded by the coding sequence ATGAGTGTTAAATTCATATTGGGTAGAGGAGGAAGTGGAAAGTCTACCTATATGTTAGATAAAATAAAAGAAAGAGTACAAGATAATGAAATTTCTCCTGTAATCCTTTTAGTACCAGAACAGTACACATTCGAAATGGAAAAAAGAATGAGTAGATTATTTATAGGGGAGCAAAAAGATAAATATTTAAGATCTAGAGTACTAAGTTTTAAGACTATGAGTGAAATAGTCTTTTCTAACGTGGGAGGATTAACAGATGTTAATATAAATTCTAGTGGTAAGGCTATGATAACATATAGAGCTATAGAAAGTGCTAGTAATGAGTTGGAGATATTTTCAAAGTCAGCGTCTCAACCTGGATTTGTAAATTCAATATCTGAAGTTATAAGTGAGATGAAGCAATACAACATAAGTTATGAAAGATTAGAAACTTTAGCTCAAGAGGTTGATAATGAAACTTTAAAATTAAAGCTAAAGGATTTAAGCAAAATATATAAACAATTTGAAGAAAAGTTACATGAAAATTATATAGACTCTCAAGATATGTTAAATTCATTAGCAGAAAAAATAGATAGTTGCGATTATTTTAAAGATTCTTATATATACATAGATGAATTTACTGGATTTACACCAAATCAGTATAGGGTATTAAGAACAATATTCAATAAAGCTAAAGAAGTAAATATAAGCTTAACTGTAGATAATCCAGGTCTAATTACATATAGCAAAAGTGATGCATTCTCTAGAACTAAATTTACATATGCAAAGATAGTTAAAATGTGTAATGAAGAAGGAATAAAACTATTACCTTCTATTGATTTAAATAAAGAAGTTTTGCCTAGATTTGAAAATAGTAAAGAATTACAGCATTTAGAGAGATATTATAATTCTTATCCATATAAAGTATATGAAGAAAAAACTAAAAACATATATATAAAAGAATTCAACAACTTATATTCTGAAGTAGAACAAGTAGCAAAGGAAATAATAGAGTTAGTAAGAGATAAAAATATAAGATATAGAGATATAACTGTTGCAACTAGAGATTTAAATAAATACGATTTCTTAGTTCACTCTATATTTAATGAATATAATATACCGAACTTTATAGATAAAAAAAGGGAAGCTAAAACAAATCCTATAATAGTGCTTATTATATCTGCACTTGAAATGAAAAGCAGAAAATATAGTTATGAGACTATGTTTAGATATTTAAAAAGTGGACTTATAGGAATTGAGAAAGATGATATAAGCTTACTTGAAAATTATGTACTAGCTAATGGAATTAAGGGTAAAAAATGGTTTGAAGATAAATGGGAATATAGGCTATACCATAATATAGTAGCTGATGAAAATGACTATGAAGTAGAAGTAAGAGAAAAAGTTAATGAAATAAGAGATAACGTATTAAGACCTATAATTAAATTACAAGAAAAATTAAAAGGTAAAAATAAAGTAAAAGATATTTGTAGATATGTATATGAATTTTTACTTGATATAAATATGCCAGAAACTATAGAAAAACTTATAAATAAATTTAAAGATAAAGGTGAATTAGATATAGCTAATCAATATTCTCAAGTATTTAATATAGTGGTAGAAATACTTGATCAAATGGTAGAAATAATGGGAGATGAAAATATATCTTTAGATAAATTTGTAAAGCTTATAAGTTTAGGTTTTGATGAATATGAATTAGGATTAGTACCTCCAAGTATAGACCAAGTCCTTGTAAGTAGTGTAGATAGAATGAAAAATTCAAATACAAAATACCTTTATCTAATAGGAACAACGGATGGAACATTTCCACTAATAGCTAAAGATAATGGACTATTAAGTGATAATGATAGAGAAAATTTAGGTAAGAAAGGTGTAGAGGTAGATATAGACAGTAAAACTAGAACTTTTGAAGAACAATTTTTAGTTTATAAAGCACTAACATCTGCGAGTGAAAATTTAATAATAACTTATCCTATAGCTGACCATGAAGGTAAAACTTTAAGACCTTCTGTTATAATATCTAGATTAAAGAAGTTATTCCCTAATGTAGATAATCAAAGTTATTTAATAGAAGAAGATAATAATTCGAACGAATATACTTTAAATAAGATAACAACTAAAGCACCAACTTTTAATGAACTTATAAATAAAATAAAAGAATTTGATGATACAAAAGAAATAAATGATATTTGGCTAGATGTATATAGATATTATATAACTGATGAAGAGTATAAAGAAATAGCTAAGAACGTAATAACTGGATTAACATATACAAATCAGGTACAAAAAGTAGAAGAAGAAAAGATAAATAAATTATATGATAATAAAACTCTTAGTGTATCAAGGCTAGAAACTTATGCAAGATGTCCATTTGCTTATTTTATGCAATATGGATTAAAAGCAAAAGAACGAAAAGAATACTCATTTACAGCTCCTGACTTAGGTACATTCATACATAATATATTAGACACATTCTCTAAGAATATGGAAAAGGATAGATTAACTTGGAGAAACATAAGTGAAGACTATATAATAGAACAAGTTTCAAGAATAGTTGAGAATATAGTGTCTAAGGTTCCAGGATATATTCTTGAGAGTTCATCAAGATATAGATACTTAGCATATAGATTAAAGAAAATGCTTATATCTGCAATAACTATAATAAGTGAACAAATAAAACAAGGATCATTTGAACCAAGCGATTACGAGGTAGATTTTGGAGTATATGGAAAATATCCTCCTATAAAAATAATATTAACTAATGGAGAAGAAATAAATCTAAGGGGGCAAATTGACAGAATAGATGAATTTAAAAATGAAGAAGGAAAATATATAAGAATAGTTGACTATAAATCTAGCAAAAGAGACTTAAGTTTAACTGATATATACCACGGATTACAACTTCAATTATTAGTATACCTAGATGCAATATTAGAAAGTAATGTAGGTTTAAAACCGGCAGGAATATTATACTCATCAATAGACGACCCGATAGCTAAATTTGATGAAAATAAAGATGATGATGAAATAAGAGAAGAAATTCTTAAAAAATTAAAGATGCAAGGGTTACTTATAAAAGACGCTAACATAATAAAGGAAATGGATAAGTCCTTAGCAAATGGGGAGAGAAGTACATCTTTAGTTATACCAGCAAATTTAAATAAAGATGGAAGTTTAGGTAGAAATACAAAAGGTGTAAGTATTGAAGAGTTTGAAGTAATAAGAAAGTATGTAAAAGAAACTATAAAAGATATATGTGAAGATATGCTTGATGGAAACATAAGTATAGCTCCTTACAAAAATAAAGATAAAAATTCATGTGAGTTTTGTGTGTACTCGTCAGTATGCCAGTTTGATAGTAGCTTAAAGGATAATAAATATAAAATAATCAATAAAAAAAGCGATGATGAAATAATAAGAATGATGAAGGGAGAGATTGAATAA